A portion of the Solea senegalensis isolate Sse05_10M linkage group LG17, IFAPA_SoseM_1, whole genome shotgun sequence genome contains these proteins:
- the clu gene encoding clusterin produces MLMMMMMMKKKGLKPLAVVALLLVSVSGVVPPSKDDLIQISLQGGKYLNKQIENAINGVQEMKSVMEKSTEDHQRFLDTLDKTKHQKEEALRTAQEMETKLEQEEEVCNETMKTLWEECKPCLKNTCVKYYSRTCSTGSGLVGRQLEDVLNRTSPISIWINGEKIDVLEQEGRRQNREFKNLEDKYTVMADGVDSIFSDSMKVADHVHYNPPVFYIPRFFGSYIRHRRSIRSVFQNPFHGFQSLFAPMMGMGRNFFGSMDSMMDTDLIPDEDSNMNEDVVITKPFGNGRMTCREIRRNSAGCLKFRDECQKCRDIQHVDCSGKKPLEGPLKEELEDALALAERFTQQYNGLLKKFEEQMFNTSSILDLFNKQFGWVSSLANSTDSDDSIFHVLTVTCKDSEHKPGEEKAMEEEPEETDVSVKLFDSPVMNITVPGDIPWSDPKFSEVVAQEALDRYKETAVVVK; encoded by the exons atgttaatgatgatgatgatgatgaagaagaaggggCTGAAGCCTCTGGCCGTGGTTGCTCTGCTTCTGGTCTCAGTCAGCGGTGTCGTCCCTCCATCCAAGGACGATCTGATAC agATCTCTCTTCAGGGAGGGAAATATCTGAATAAACAGATTGAAAACGCCATAAACGGTGTGCAGGAGATGAAGAGTGTGATGGAGAAATCCACTGAGGACCATCAGAGGTTCCTGGACACACTGGATAAAACCAAGCATCAGAAAGAA gaggcgctgcgTACGGCTCAGGAGATGGAGACCAAGCtggaacaggaggaggaggtttgtAATGAGACCATGAAGACCCTGTGGGAGGAGTGCAAGCCCTGTCTGAAGAACACCTGTGTCAAATATTACTCCAGGACATGCAGCACTGGGTCAGGACTGGTGGGACGACAG CTGGAGGACGTGCTGAACAGAACGTCTCCGATCTCCATCTGGATCAACGGTGAGAAGATAGACGTGTTGGAGCAGGAGGGACGGAGACAGAACAGAGAGTTTAAGAACCTGGAGGACAAATACACGGTGATGGCTGACGGTGTGGACAGCATATTTTCAGACAGCATGAAG GTTGCCGACCACGTCCACTACAACCCTCCAGTCTTCTACATTCCCAGGTTCTTTGGATCGTACATTCGCCACCGCAGAAGCATCCGCTCCGTTTTCCAGAACCCATTTCACGGCTTCCAGAGTTTGTTCGCCCCCATGATGGGAATGGGCCGGAATTTCTTCGGATCAATGGATTCCATGATGGACACTGACCTTATTCCTGACGAGG acagCAACATGAACGAGGACGTGGTGATCACCAAACCCTTTGGCAACGGCAGGATGACGTGCAGAGAGATCCGCCGCAACTCCGCCGGCTGCCTCAAGTTCCGCGACGAGTGTCAGAAGTGCAGAGACATTCAACATGTTG ACTGCTCTGGGAAGAAGCCTCTGGAGGGCCCACTGAAGGAAGAGCTGGAGGACGCGCTGGCCTTGGCCGAGCGTTTCACTCAGCAGTACAACGGCCTCCTGAAGAAGTTTGAGGAGCAGATGTTCAACACGTCCTCCATCCTGGACCTGTTCAACAAGCAGTTCGGCTGGGTGTCATCTCTGGCCAACAGCACTGACAGCGACGACAGCATCTTCCATGTGCTGACG GTGACCTGCAAGGACTCCGAGCACAAACCCGGCGAGGAGAAGGCGATGGAGGAGGAGCCTGAAGAAACCGACGTGTCCGTGAAGCTCTTTGATTCGCCCGTTATGAACATCACGGTGCCGGGCGACATTCCCTGGAGCGACCCCAAGTTCTCCGAGGTGGTGGCACAGGAAGCCCTGGACCGCTACAAGGAAACGGCCGT CGTGGTCAAATAA